In Festucalex cinctus isolate MCC-2025b chromosome 9, RoL_Fcin_1.0, whole genome shotgun sequence, the DNA window GAAGCCGTTTCTGCTACAGGTGTTCTGGCACCAAGGTCAGAGACCCGGCAGCGCCAGGTGGCTTTTTTTACTGGACAATATAGTTGACGTAAATGGTACTCACAACCATTCAAGTGGCAAGTTATACTCTGTGGTAATGTACTGTAGATGCAGATTGACACTACATTACGACCAGAAAGTAATTAACGGTAGATAGATGTGCAGTCTGATTCATAAATACAGTTAATGTTTTGTTCCAGAAAGCCATTTGAATCTCTGCAACAGATTGAAGCTGTGTAAATTCTTGGGTGTGGCGTTTATTGACTAGCCATTAGACACCCATTAGCGCTTATGGATCGTGTGCTAAGTATGGCCCCAGTGGAAACATGACCCATCTGCAGTAGTTGCAACAGCACAGTGGATAGAAATCGTGCTCATCATAGATACAGAATCAGAGAAGACACTTGTGACTGATCTTTGGCATCGAGAGTCCTCCAGGTTGCCGGATTATCATGACTAATCCCTCAATCTGACACAGCAAGTCGATAGTCAGCCGACAACAAAATGTCCTGTCCTGCAGAGACGAATGCTTTGTCAGACTGCAGTCATTTGGCTGCTCAGAATAGTCTTCAAAGATTAGTAGAACTttagagctctttgttgtcctGTCATCTTCTCAGGTATATTGAAAATACGGTGCTATGGCGCGTCCTGAAGGTCTCTCATTTCGACTTGGTAAAATGCTCACTAGTGGGACAGATACAGGTGTTATCAAATGACATTAAGTAGGGTTTCCTCCCACTTAGGTTTAATAGAAGCGGCTTAGCGCTATTGGAGTGCAAGAGGTCACACTAAATTCTCAGTCTAATTAACAGACTGATAAATATTCACATTGAATTTCACTGTAGCCAACAAATCTAATGGTGGTCTTTGTTCACCATAAATGAAAGGGAGTGATGCATTTTGTATTCAAAAACACCATGGACTGCTAATAAATTGCATCAGTGTCTCAATGTTATAACTTTTTTTCAAGCATTTGGTATTTAAGCACCAACAGTCCATCAAAACGTAGCGAGACAATATAACTATTCATTATCCTTTACAAAATGGGACTTATTTTACTGCCGCTTAGAGTAGTTGTGAAACTGTTTATTCAAGTCTGACTGACTGAATTATGCTGCCCCCGGTGGCGAATGTCGTCAATGAATGATTTAAACTTGTATCTGATGACACTACTGTACAGTATACATTTTATCTTTGggatatacagggtgacccaaaaagatgcgtacccagattttattcgataaaaaaataaattttttaacgaatgtcttttctgttgcaggacgtgaaaggtgaacctgtggatgatcatttgcagctatagttgccctgaaaatgtcttggacaaatcagcagaagatattctccctggagacctattttgcgacaaaatcataccagagtgtacagattcagtttcgaaagcgtttccattgtcgcaactttccatcaaaatcaacgattgttagttggattaagaagttcagagagcatgggactgtagtgggcctatgttctaaagccacagggggaacttattcaggcaggaagaagagtgcaaggacaggagaaaacattgctgcagtgagggactcagtaggacgcagccctaggaaatcagtgcgtggacgcagccaagaactcggaatgacaagggagtcactgcggcgtgttcttacgtctgatctgcacctatacccatacaagatccaaataaagcaaaaattaactgatgctgacaaggaaaagcgagtaacaatgtgtgaatggttctgtaatgtgcttgaaaatgatgaaaactttcttgagaacgtttggttctcagaactgaactctgaacttcttaatccaactaacaatcgttgattttgatggaaagttgcgatggaaacgctttcgaaactgaatctgtacactctggtatgattttgtcgcaaaataggtctccagggagaatatcttctgctgatttgtccaagacattttcagggcaactatagctgcaaatgatcatccataggttcacctttcacgtcctgcaacagaaaagacattcgttaaaaaatggattttttatcgaataaaatatgggtacgcatctttttgggtcaccctgtacatatAACTGTTTGACACAATCACAAACTGTATGTGTGTTTATTATACAATAATATTCTTATTTTGGAAATGTGGTGTCTTGCTGTTTGCTTTCTGTTCTAGTTCAACTGACACTGATACCCAAATGTtgagtttgcttgtttttttgttttttttaagttgttgtcCCTCGTGAACGCAGATCAAAACTGCTGCCTGTTTAAATGCTACATCTAACaaattgaatgtatttttttttcccttaaaaataattttcctgCCTTTCTTTCATCACCTGTCATCCTTTCCTCCTTGCCACTATCTGTCCttgtaaataatttttcttccacctttttttttttctttgcaactTTTGGTACTTAACTGCTTCGCTGCCCAACCTGGCCTGCTTACCACCCCTCCCTGCTGGTTGTGCTTGCCTGGCCCTGCCGATGACTGTGTCCTTTACCAGAGTGTCACCTGTGTCCTCGCTCAGCGTCTGCCACGCCCCTACACCCGCCACGCGGGCCATTGCGAAGTCGCAGCATCGACCGGCAGAAGAACGGCATGACCACCTCCGTGTCGGCAGACGGCGCCCTCGACCCCTCGCTGGTGAGAGCATCTCTTGCTTTAAAAGCTAACCAAAAgctcattcacatttttttttttttaaatgtccactCGACCAGGATTTGTGTAATAATGTATAATGGTCTATTAATTGACCGTTAATTTGTTAGTTATGTGGAAGGGATTGTTAATCAGTTGAGGCAAAATGGAGTGTGACGTTTAACTGCAGCCAGCTGTTTCACAGTTAATTTACTCAACTAGTTTGCAGCATTAAAATAACAATGTGATATATGAACAGCACTGTCAGAACATGCCTTTAAGAATGTTCAATTGTTAAATGTCCCGCTAGCCGATTAGTCTGCAACTCTGGAGGCAGAAGCAACTGCAAGTGAgccagaggggaaaaaaaatagcattcacGCGCATGAAAGTGGAAAACTACTGATCTGGCAGAAGGGAGAAGAGAGCAATGCATTATGTGAAAATGTCTGTGTTGGCCAATACAAGATTATCTCAGGGATGGTTCGGGACAAGCCTGAGCGAGCAGTTCTTATGTAAGTTTATCCCAAAAGGAAGTATATCTGACATTTGCCAGGCAAAGTGCTTTAGCTGGATTCAAATGACAGGGAAGTTTAATTGCTGCCGGTGCTCTCCTCGGTACAATGTTATCGACCGGCATAAGGAAGCGACGTTGGTCACTGTTGTCGCTCTCTCTGCGTCATAAACTTTGAGTCTACACTCCGCGAGTCTGTGAAAGGACTCGTTGACATGACATGAGACAAACCTGGGGCCTGATTATGGACCGATCGGGTCATGCAAAGCAGACGACGCCCTGAGCCTAGGGCTGTTTGACTTTCCTTTTGTTTGATTGCTGTACATATACAGTTATAACCTTGTGGTTAGCACTGTGATACACCTTTTTAAATCatatctttgtgtgtgttaTGTTCAAGCTCCTTTGTGACAGCCTATGTGGCAAGGAAGGTGTTGACAAGGTTTGCAGATCATCATTGTGTTTTGAATGGATTCTTTTTACACTGGGGCTTTGTCTCAAACTCGGAAACGAATATTTGTCCCCGTCATCAAGCTGGTAGCCGCTCCAAAGCTTGTAACCAGAGCTAACATATTTTATTATGAGAGCAGACTATTCATAAAAACCCTTTTGTGACAAATGTAGCTCAGCTTTCTGAATGTCATAAAATGACACCATTCCTGAGTTGTGTGGCTGTGTGAAAGATGTAATTCTAGTGGCCATGAATTAATTTTCCATCTCTGTTCTGTCTGTatgtgtggggggaaaaaaacagaacaagcaGGAAAAAACGTTTACCTCGTCCGGGCGGCAACGCCCGCCCTCTCCCTCCATCACCATGGGACGCACCCGCTCGCCATCTCCCGCCCCAAAGCCATCTCCGAAGAGGACTCCTTCCCCAGCAGCATCAAAGTAAGAAGCCAAGCAAATGTTAATGTGTCAACTCACCTTTTCATAGAAAAGAGATGATGAGCCGGTGGAATATATTCCAGCCAGcgtgtatatattattatataagaAAGTTGCTGCCTTAGACAATGGGAGCATCCATTTTTCTAGGCTGTATGAGTGACATTCATCAAATGAGCATCTTTTCTTGTGACAGGCAGAATTCAAAGGCGCGCCCACCCTCACCTGCAACAAAACATCCCCCATCCCCTCAGCCGACGTCAGCTAAACCCCCGCCGATCCAGAAACCAGCTCTCACCCCACCAGGGCCCCCTACCCTACGAAAGAGGGACTCCCGTTCCAAGGACATGTTGTTACCTCTACAGCCTGGCGTGCCACAGGCGTCTGACTCGAGCAAGTCCAAAGAGAAAGACGGTGAGCATCTCAACAGGGAAGATTGTTTTTATTACTGTTCATTCAACAATGTGTTTCATAATATTGTACTGAATAGCTGGAACTTTCTTTCAAAGAATTCTTAATTGTGATGCCATAAAAACAGAAGCATAAAAccatgttattattattctttatattGATCACAACACTAGCTTTGCCAGTGATTGCTGGCCTGTTTTCCCATCTGGTGTGTACTTTTTGCTTGTTTCTGGTGTACAGTGATGTGGCAGTAAATCTCAATGGAGCAGCTCAAGCAAAATCGCAGCTGCTGTCATTTCCTGTCCCACGTTAGTTGTTTTTGCTGCCACCACCTGGATAGAGTTATGCCCTGCAATATACAGGGTTGTCATTTGAAATAATCTGCATCTGATTCTTTCTGAGCAACTGTGCGCCCtaaagcaaacaaaatgaaattggCTTGATGTTGAAAAATGAAAGGTTTCTTAAAATTCCAACAACAGTGTCAAACTGAAATAGATTTTATCGGCaatttcatgaagcttcattcaCATGCTCAATCTTCATACTGCTTGTGTCAtggcacatttttcttttttcctttccaAATCTGCTTTCCAGTTGGTGGGTTATGGAATTAACTCAAGTATGCACATTGTGCACTCTTGTCTGACTGTTCGAGCATATTTTAACACACAAATCATTTCATTGCAAAggcaaatattaaaataatttttttgtcaaaccaTTGGTTAATTTTAAAAAGTCTCATTCAAAGATCATTTGCTTGAGTATTAGCTGTTTTTCGATGTAGAAATGATGATGtaaatttttttggaacatcccGTATTTTCTCATTAATAGTTGATGCATGATTGTTTAGtggaaaacattttcttgttctgtGGTGATTAGGATCTTGAGCTTCCAGCCAACTACGTTAGTGATTCACAACCATTGTGCCACGGTGTATGAGTGTGCCATAGGGCTGGGCGCTAATTCCTTGAACACATTAACACAAAAATTCCCTTGGTGGAATCAATGAAGGTTGGGAAACAATGAGCTACAACCAGAATGTCAACACAGCAATCATATTTCTTGTATTTTGTCTTTCCTGCTTGTCAGATTCTAAGACAGGAACCAACTCTGCTGCTGAGGCAGCCAAGCTGTTGGCGGAGCACCGCAGACAGATGCGTGAGCAGAAGGAGAAAGATGAACAACTCAGGATACAGCGGGAAGAAGAGGAGAAGTGAGCATTTTCCATATTCCGTCCTGAGGAGCATCATCGATACAGATGTTCTCTTCCTCCATATCAAGTATGAGTATGAACTGTGAAGGATACATCCCTTTTGTTTGGTCTTGCAGGCTCAGGAAagaggaggagcagcggctggCGGAGGAGGCTCGCCTGAAGCGccaagaggaggagaagaagctgGCGGAGGAGAGAAAATTGAAGGAAGCGGAGGAGGCGCAAAGAGCAGAGGAAGAGCGGGAGAGGCTGGAGGCCGAGGAGGCTCTGAAGCAGGCGGAGCTGCTTAAGGAGCGGGAGGAGGCCGAGGCCAGGGCCCTGGAAGAGGCCGAGAGGGTCCGCCAGGAGCGCGACCGCATCATGCAGCAGAACCAGCAAGAGAGGATGGAAAGGAAGAAGGTATTTATTACGTGTTGTCATCAATATGAGAGGAAAACAATAACAGTCTCTTATTGTTTCAGAGAATTGAAGAAATAATGAAGAGAACTAGGAAAGGAGATGGAAATGACTTTAAGGTGGGACATTTAAGATATTTCTATTGCCAGCAGTGATTTTCACACAATAGTGTCATTTACAAGTGTGGCGTCACTCCTATGCAGAGAGACGAAGACAAGGAGCAGGAAGACAATGAAGATGGAATGGACATGATGAGCTTTGATGCAAAGAGTATGTTCTCATTCCTACCACTCTGTAATGTCCAAAATTcagcctataaaaaaaaatttaaaaaaatttatatatgttaattaaattaaattaaatatctgtcaagatattttgcaacTTCAGAGCAAATGCATGCCAACTGAATTGATCCGAAAACGTCAGCACAAAACCGAACCGAACCGAGGACTTAGTGAACCATTCCaggcctaatatatatatatatatatatatatatatatatatatatatatctgtccGGATCAATTCAGTTGGCATGCATTTGCTCTTAAgttgcaaaatatcttgacagatatttaattttatttaattaacgtTCAGTCAATAAACAAATGGGTGTACATCCGTTAACTCTAAATCTGGTCTCATTGATAGGTGAAGAAGGTCTGATGGGGgacgttgccatggtgatgcaCAACTGTGGCGATGGCGTGCCACAAAGAGAAGAACCGCTGGGCTGCCTGAACGGAAGAGGTGTAACGGACGACAAGGAGAACAACAATTCCCCGGACGAGACCCAAGCAGTCAGGTAAGACGGCCTTGGAGAATTCACGCAAATATGCGTCATTTTAGTACAACTCTAATCTTTATCAACAGAGCAAGTTTTAAATTTGCAGAAGTATTAATATTTGGCACATCCCATACAGGCCAGAACCAGCAGTTTGTTCATTCTTCATCCCtacaaagcctttttaagtctaTACGTAATAACAATGCAATGATTAGAACGCTCACTTTCACAATAAGATGGATTTTTCGAATGGAATGCAAGTAGGCTCTATTAAGTTCCACTAACTCATGACCAAAcattacataatactttttcttttttcttttttttttttaaagtctagcTCCCTTTTAATCAATTTAGTTCATTAACGCAGCATCAGAAGGCCTTGATCAATTTACTCGCAACTTAGAGATGACCACACTGGCGTTCATCTCTCCAGTCCAGTTTCAAGGAGCCGCCTGGTGGAGGGCTCGGAGTTCCAGAACGAGCAGGACTCGGCCAAGGTAGACCTGGTGTCGTCGGGCCTGGGAGGCAAGTCCAATCAGTGGAGCTTTGAGGATCTCATGGACCGCAACTCCAAGACTCACACCTTCATCGAGGCTGAGGACTGTAACCCGGTCCTGATCAACTGTGACGGGTCGGACGGGACTAAAGGAAGCCCCGTCAATTCCCTGCATTCCTCCAGTCAAGCCATAGAGGCTCTTTCGGGTGAGTAAGTAGAGTATTCTTGTGTCGCAGATGAATGCTGATGCTTTCTTTGAGCTTTGTCTCCTGCGAAACAATGCTCCGTTTTTGTGCAGCACGGTTGTCTTGGTGGAAGTGACATTGCTTAATGTGCTTTGTATAATACAGATAAAGGTTTAATTGGTAAAACTAATCCAGTGGTACTTGTGGTAAATAGTTGGATAGAAAATGACTGCCTGCTTGTGAGACTGCTTCTCCTCCACACACGAGTCACCGTCACTCTGTGCATTCATCAGAACCATTTTTGAAAGttttctgctttttatataTTCAGTGTGACTATTCAGTAAGCTATCATAGGACCAAAGACAAGTTCCACGTGCTTTtgattagggctgggttcaaaatatcgatatcgaatcgatacgccttttcatatcccaatatcgatacataaaaccatgtatcgatatatcgaccccaccacaacacacacgcacacacgacacatccaacacacacaaacaaatgtttcCAAGCCTGTGTCACTTACACAGAGGAAGCCAGTATCGATCATCTCCCCACCCACCCACTCCCCTCAACCACCACTGGAACATTTGGACAAAAACAACCATGTGAATGTCGtgagtgtcagtgttttttgtcacttttttttttttttttttcttacacacctgtactgtggttgtaattgatttaaataattatttacttattgtttttataaggccatgttaaataaaacagagtattaatgtaactgcaatggattcaattcttaatgtaaatattcatatttttactaattcaTTAAAGtacagcaagaagtttctactctttgcagcatggtacttttgactgtctaaaataggtgctgcatgaattcctcaaatgaatcgaaaatcgttgtgaatcgtgaatcgaatcaaatcgggcccttgtgcatcgaatcgaatcgatcctggaaatctgaatcgatacccagccctacttttgATAAAGTAGATGAGAAACAGCATAGAGTTCAAGATCATGTAGCAAAAGCGTGAAAACAGCGGATTTCCCTTCCAAATAGTAACCCCTTCTCAATTACTTCGTCAATGAAGGTAAAAGTGTTGTTCATTTAGCTATTTCATCAGTCATTATTTATTTCACTTTGGTTTCTGGTTGTTGACGTATAGTTGTTCtctttgagtgtttttttttttttaattggatttataTGATTTCCTATGGGTAATATTGTTAGTAGTAGTAATTTTTGTTAGACTTTTTGGAACAGATTAATCATGAAACCCAAGGTTCTGCTGTATTGCCATCTTCTGAATTGATGTCGCAATCCCGCAATCATCATGTTCACCATGTCTAAATTTCCGCAACGTCCGTTTTTCACTTGTTATctgttaaaatgtaaattacagCCACTGTTGTGGCACTTTCAAACAGTGTGCAATAAGATAaaagtttgtatttgtttactaGTCATTGGAGAACTTTTCGGCTGTTGCCACCCCAGAACAACTTGTAACGTGATGATGAATTGTCAAATCCAAAGAAGCTTTAACAGTGACTCTTCCGTCATCTTGTCTATTTGCAGAGATTTGATGACCGGCACCAAAAAGCCTCTCCGCTGTTGCACTCCTCAACTTCCTGAGTTCAGTTGAAAAGGTTCCGTCTTAGTTCCAGAGGGAGGAGGCCAAAGTGAAGTGTAAAGACCGCGCCCCAAGTGCTTAAATGTCTCATCTACAAGATGACGAAAGCTTCAGGGAAATTCCACGTTCCTTCTTCTTGCGTCAGGTCTACTTTGtcgtcttcctttttttttccgtatGTGCTGTCCCAGATGTTTCAAAgcgaattattattttttgtctttgtcagcGGTCCGCTGTTATAATTTATTAATTCATATTTGCTTGTTATTTAGATGTTACTCTTGTACGGAGTGTTTTCTGTGTGCACAGACGTTGAAGATCTCTTCTCGTATCTCTCGGGGAGTGTGGCGCATGCGTGGCTCTTCTAAATTTACTTGACCGACTGCTGTCGATTTGGTAGTATCTGACTAATATGGCCttacccgttttttttttcttcttcttcacaacTCTTGTTTTGGGGGTGTCGCGTCTGCTCTCTTTGCTCCTGTGTGCATGGTTTCCTGTCATGTATGAAACGTAGAAAgccgtttgagcatttattcaataCCCTCATGAAACTGAAGGTCAATTTACTAGTCAGACttgtaaacacttttttttttaatacactttttAGTGTCACTTTTGGCCCACTAATACCCACTTAAACGTTAGTAAGCGACTGCACAGTGCTATTACTTGTCTGTGTCAAAGTAGTTTACTAGTCAGTTTTAATTATGAATAGACCAAAATTGTCACTGGTAGTGTGGAATATGTTACCCGTAATACAGCTATTCTACTAGTGTGCTGGATTGTCTCATTAGTGAGGACAGTGTACGAGTACATTGACTTCAAGCTGGGTATCACTAATATGGAATAATTCTCAAAACGGCTTTCCACACAAGAAGGGCTGAGACATCCTGTGTTGCAATCTGTTtttggccaccagagggcatAGCAGGCAGGCATCAATTTCTGTTGCTGCTATTTAGGTCTCAGTTGgctttgttgtatttttgtacattttgtataTGGAGCTTCTGTTTACTAACAAGATGGTTCTAGTTTACGGCACTCAGTTCCTTTTAAgccaatacacacaaaaaataatctttaaaaTATACAGAATTCCCATCTTTTAATTAAATGTCGACATAACCCCGTTCAGTCGTCTTGTTCTCTGCACACGCTAGCTGCTACGTTTGtaagtctaaaaataaaagtaaatgcatttcagctgtttttttttttttttttttttttaatttaatttgacacgTGGCTGTTTGTATATGAAAATACAGTTCAGCATATATTTAAAGTGTTTATATATGTAATCAGTGTTAGGCCAATGAAGCCATGATGAGGGCCGAGTACCGACTCTGAAAGCGGTCTTCAGCAGTCATTTGTTTCCGTGGTTGAAATCTTGAATATTTGAGGGCCTCCATTTTCTGCCTTGTTTGTTGGCATTCACACCTTCTCGCCAACCCAATGGAAGGACCTTAGAGGGCTTTAAAGAATGTAAAACTTTCTTCATCCAGCCATCCTCCACTCGTTCTAATCTGTACTCGCCATGTTTAATGCTTTAGGTAGCTTGTTACGTGACGTGACCTTTTTTACTGCTAGGCTGTGTGACACTTCCAGGACAGGCACTCTGCTGGAGCAACTGCTCGTGAGTGCTACCTGCTGGAGGGAGGCTGCTACTGCTGTCCGCTTGTTCAGATGGCACACAGAAAGTCGTTTGACCGTTTATATCCATATCCTTGACATCTGCCTGAAGGTACTCTCTTGTCTCTTGAGATCAGACACCTCATTTGCTTGACAGTTGCTGAATTGTTTAACAACTGTAGTAAAGTAAGTAAGTTGATCTTAAGGGGGATATCAAGAATATGGAAGCAAATACCGTAAATGGTTTTCCAAACACGTACCGTTTAGTTGCTAGATAGGACTGTGCCTTAGATGGAGGTTTAGAGTTTTTACTGTTACTGTTAACAATTAAAACAAGTGTGTCGTTACCTCGGCCTCTGACAATCAAGTCctttgtgaattaaaaaaataaataaataaaatcccaccCACCAACTATTATCATCCTGTCCCCAAGTAACAtttatactgtaaatatattcaAATGTTCTGAGATTGTATAAACTGTTAATAAAGTCTTGCAAAACTAGACTTGAGATTGCAAAGCCTTTATTCgttcttatgcattttttttccaacttcaattcaaaagtCTTGAATACATAAGCTGCTTGTATTTGAGCTTTAAGTGCTACATTTTCAAATCActcgaaggggggggggggggggggggggggacaccacATTCAAAAAAGGCAGCTCATTCATCAAAGCTTGTATGCATGTTAAGCGGGCATGGACAACCGTGTTCTGTATTTTGAAAGCAACACCTGATGTAAAATACTGCTTGCATGTTACTATAATAGAAAATATACACACAAAACCTTATTTATTCAAATgtggtttatattttttctgttaTGCTGACTATCCAACTAATATTTTCAAAACTGATTACAGGTATAGTATCGATTAATGGATTTTAAGCATTATTGTAGTGTCAGATAAACTGGAATTACCCTTCTTAAATTTTGCACCCCCTGattccactttttttgtttgctaaTCTTTTCAGAGGGAGTACCACCTTGAAAGCCATCTTACAGCTTACAACAGTTGATGCAGTAGATGTTTTCCCCGGTCATGACAAAGCGCTTGTTGGCCAAGGTCTGGCAGCACTTGTAGCACTTGAAGCAATACTCGTGCCAGGAGAAGGCCTCGTAGTTAACCACGTTGGTTCCGCGGCCGAACCCTGCGGACACGCATGGATCgttgaaaaatatttaccaTTATTGAAGTTTACCGTGGTTGATTGAATCATTCACGTCGGGGACAGTCACAGGTTTTATTGATCAATAAAAGTTATATTGTCGTCGTAAAAGACAAGACGGTAAGGAAAGTCTAGCTGTTTTATTTGTGACACGTGATGTTGATCACTTggcttgtagcaaacgtgtgtgacgtcatgcatgctgagatcacgtctctgatcaactgctgaaaggagactgattctgtcctctttcatctaaaaactgcttcaaacatcaaagcgtatgtagggatggaagaatgttgatttgttgtgattgtattggtgttaatgtttgtaTGTTTGGGTATTTTGTGTTCtgaaaagcgctttgtgacagttcaggctgtttgaaagcgctatataaataaacttgagttgagtagaTGTTGCGGTCTGACCTGTGATGGGGTTCTTGCAGCCGTGGCACTTCTTGGCCACGTCGCTCCGGTAGCAGTTGACGCAGTAGAAGCCGTCCTCGTGCGGGGTGAAACGAGTGCCCGTCAGGGGCTTGCGGCAGGTGGTGCACACGAAACACTCGGAGTGCCAGGGATGCTCCTGGTAGCTGATCCCACCGGAGGTGATAGGCTGGGAAATGATCGCACCGTTCACA includes these proteins:
- the map7d3 gene encoding uncharacterized protein map7d3 isoform X7, whose amino-acid sequence is MAEATVSLKGLRSQMAAAAQAQAEERRSQAVSPAPPANAAAKPQGCRPVLDGATLRVDDRLRVAKERREEADRQQALRESQIMERERKAKMQVERQQEERHKKAAEQRRKEEQKRLAVEEKRKQKQEEEKEHYEAVMRRTLERSQRADQRQKRWSWGGLSTDSDGRIGDSDASASSPVTIVVSPPSPEKPPRTRQDKRSTFTVNLKQPSEASISKRLSSSSATLVKSPDKSLKSRSSSCNRLPRKDSAAKEEGKKLQAEPTGVSMKKRSASLTRVSVGRAQTPAKAAKGTADNQASATPLHPPRGPLRSRSIDRQKNGMTTSVSADGALDPSLNKQEKTFTSSGRQRPPSPSITMGRTRSPSPAPKPSPKRTPSPAASKQNSKARPPSPATKHPPSPQPTSAKPPPIQKPALTPPGPPTLRKRDSRSKDMLLPLQPGVPQASDSSKSKEKDDSKTGTNSAAEAAKLLAEHRRQMREQKEKDEQLRIQREEEEKLRKEEEQRLAEEARLKRQEEEKKLAEERKLKEAEEAQRAEEERERLEAEEALKQAELLKEREEAEARALEEAERVRQERDRIMQQNQQERMERKKRIEEIMKRTRKGDGNDFKRDEDKEQEDNEDGMDMMSFDAKSEEGLMGDVAMVMHNCGDGVPQREEPLGCLNGRGVTDDKENNNSPDETQAVSPVSRSRLVEGSEFQNEQDSAKVDLVSSGLGGKSNQWSFEDLMDRNSKTHTFIEAEDCNPVLINCDGSDGTKGSPVNSLHSSSQAIEALSEI
- the map7d3 gene encoding uncharacterized protein map7d3 isoform X2, coding for MAEATVSLKGLRSQMAAAAQAQAEERRSQAVSPAPPANAAAKPQGCRPVLDGATLRVDDRLRVAKERREEADRQQALRESQIMERERKAKMQVERQQEERHKKAAEQRRKEEQKRLAVEEKRKQKQEEEKEHYEAVMRRTLERSQRADQRQKRWSWGGLSTDSDGRIGDSDASASSPVTIVVSPPSPEKPPRTRQDKRSTFTVNLKQPSEASISKRLSSSSATLVKSPDKSLKSRSSSCNRLPRKDSAAKEEGKKLQAEPTGVSMKKRSASLTRVSVGRAQTPAKAAKGTADNQVRKQATCTVDGGVISRLLTPTQASLARSKSAAALSPEGTDAAASATPLHPPRGPLRSRSIDRQKNGMTTSVSADGALDPSLNKQEKTFTSSGRQRPPSPSITMGRTRSPSPAPKPSPKRTPSPAASKQNSKARPPSPATKHPPSPQPTSAKPPPIQKPALTPPGPPTLRKRDSRSKDMLLPLQPGVPQASDSSKSKEKDDSKTGTNSAAEAAKLLAEHRRQMREQKEKDEQLRIQREEEEKLRKEEEQRLAEEARLKRQEEEKKLAEERKLKEAEEAQRAEEERERLEAEEALKQAELLKEREEAEARALEEAERVRQERDRIMQQNQQERMERKKRIEEIMKRTRKGDGNDFKRDEDKEQEDNEDGMDMMSFDAKSEEGLMGDVAMVMHNCGDGVPQREEPLGCLNGRGVTDDKENNNSPDETQAVSPVSRSRLVEGSEFQNEQDSAKVDLVSSGLGGKSNQWSFEDLMDRNSKTHTFIEAEDCNPVLINCDGSDGTKGSPVNSLHSSSQAIEALSEI
- the map7d3 gene encoding uncharacterized protein map7d3 isoform X9, which codes for MAEATVSLKGLRSQMAAAAQAQAEERRSQAVSPAPPANAAAKPQGCRPVLDGATLRVDDRLRVAKERREEADRQQALRESQIMERERKAKMQVERQQEERHKKAAEQRRKEEQKRLAVEEKRKQKQEEEKEHYEAVMRRTLERSQRADQRQKRWSWGGLSTDSDGRIGDSDASASSPVTIVVSPPSPEKPPRTRQDKRSTFTVNLKQPSEASISKRLSSSSATLVKSPDKSLKSRSSSCNRLPRKDSAAKEEGKKLQAEPTASATPLHPPRGPLRSRSIDRQKNGMTTSVSADGALDPSLNKQEKTFTSSGRQRPPSPSITMGRTRSPSPAPKPSPKRTPSPAASKQNSKARPPSPATKHPPSPQPTSAKPPPIQKPALTPPGPPTLRKRDSRSKDMLLPLQPGVPQASDSSKSKEKDDSKTGTNSAAEAAKLLAEHRRQMREQKEKDEQLRIQREEEEKLRKEEEQRLAEEARLKRQEEEKKLAEERKLKEAEEAQRAEEERERLEAEEALKQAELLKEREEAEARALEEAERVRQERDRIMQQNQQERMERKKRIEEIMKRTRKGDGNDFKRDEDKEQEDNEDGMDMMSFDAKSEEGLMGDVAMVMHNCGDGVPQREEPLGCLNGRGVTDDKENNNSPDETQAVSPVSRSRLVEGSEFQNEQDSAKVDLVSSGLGGKSNQWSFEDLMDRNSKTHTFIEAEDCNPVLINCDGSDGTKGSPVNSLHSSSQAIEALSEI